A DNA window from Actinokineospora baliensis contains the following coding sequences:
- a CDS encoding serine hydrolase domain-containing protein: MLHTTENALLRRIAVEQAESRAPSLVAAVVRGNELGWTGARGKVDGTTPTTETQYRIGSITKSFVAALVMRLRDEGRLDLNDPLDKHVPGTAIGAVTIAQLLAHTSGLTSESPGTWWERAEGADFAALDKSLATDALRHRPGARFHYSNVGYGVLGELVARLRGASWLQVLEAEILKPLELNRTTPHPVTPAATGWAVHPYADVLMYEPTPDAVAMAPAGQLWCSVLDLARWNRFVGGDTGDVLNPDTVAEMREPAHIDDDAHWASAYGLGLQVLKINGRRLVGHGGSMPGFLAMNLVDPKTGTGGVIMANSTGGVNIGGVAADLIELTEQHEPALPGEWEPMGEADPVLLALTGQWHWGPTPYVLKLLPDSWVSLTPVSGRGRQSRFRPDGQDCWTGLDGYYSGETLRAHRDTTGAVTHLDLATFVFTREPYGVPESIPGGVDERGWRTAGS; encoded by the coding sequence ATGCTGCACACCACTGAGAACGCGCTGCTGCGCCGGATCGCGGTCGAACAGGCCGAGAGCCGGGCGCCATCGCTCGTGGCGGCCGTCGTCCGGGGCAACGAGCTCGGCTGGACCGGCGCGCGGGGCAAGGTCGACGGGACGACCCCCACGACCGAGACCCAGTACCGAATCGGGTCGATCACCAAGAGCTTCGTCGCCGCGCTCGTCATGCGCCTGCGCGACGAGGGCAGGCTCGACCTCAACGACCCGCTGGACAAGCACGTGCCGGGCACCGCGATCGGCGCGGTCACCATCGCCCAGCTGCTCGCGCACACCAGCGGCCTGACCTCGGAGTCGCCGGGCACCTGGTGGGAGCGCGCGGAGGGCGCCGACTTCGCCGCGCTCGACAAGAGCCTGGCCACCGACGCGCTGCGGCACCGGCCCGGCGCCCGGTTCCACTACAGCAACGTCGGCTACGGCGTGCTCGGCGAGCTGGTCGCCCGGCTGCGCGGGGCGAGCTGGCTGCAGGTGCTGGAGGCCGAGATCCTCAAGCCGCTGGAGCTCAACCGGACCACGCCGCACCCGGTGACCCCGGCGGCGACCGGCTGGGCCGTGCACCCCTACGCCGACGTGCTGATGTACGAGCCGACCCCGGACGCGGTGGCGATGGCGCCCGCCGGACAGCTCTGGTGCAGCGTGCTGGACCTGGCGCGGTGGAACCGGTTCGTCGGCGGCGACACCGGCGACGTGCTCAACCCCGACACCGTCGCCGAGATGCGCGAACCGGCGCACATCGACGACGACGCGCACTGGGCGTCGGCCTACGGCCTGGGCCTGCAGGTGCTGAAGATCAACGGCCGCAGGCTGGTCGGCCACGGCGGGTCGATGCCCGGCTTCCTGGCGATGAACCTGGTCGACCCGAAGACCGGCACCGGCGGGGTGATCATGGCCAACTCGACCGGCGGGGTGAACATCGGCGGGGTGGCCGCGGACCTGATCGAGCTGACCGAGCAGCACGAGCCCGCGCTGCCCGGCGAGTGGGAGCCGATGGGCGAGGCCGACCCGGTCCTGCTGGCGCTGACCGGTCAGTGGCACTGGGGTCCGACCCCGTACGTGCTCAAGCTGCTGCCCGACAGCTGGGTCAGCCTGACGCCGGTGAGCGGGCGCGGGCGGCAGTCCCGGTTCCGCCCGGACGGCCAGGACTGCTGGACCGGCCTCGACGGGTACTACTCGGGCGAGACGCTGCGCGCGCACCGCGACACGACCGGCGCGGTGACCCACCTGGACCTCGCGACGTTCGTCTTCACACGCGAGCCGTACGGTGTACCTGAATCGATCCCAGGTGGGGTCGACGAGCGGGGTTGGCGCACCGCCGGGAGCTGA
- a CDS encoding ABC transporter permease encodes MTTTTQGAARRAIPSRPQAPLPSTLSNGLARGAAELKMFFRSKEAVIFTFSFPAFVLLLLGSIFDTGEDMPGGASMSQVFAASMIAYGILNTAFTSVGVGIAADREDGTLKRLRGTPITASAYFIGKIILVAVATLAEVALLLAVGVVVFDLQLPTDPAKWLTLAWILLLSVVACTLVGIAASGLAKSGKNAATVLNLPVIALQFTSGVFVAISSLPEAMVKVAAFFPVRWMGQGFRSVFLPDGMAAGEVAGSWELPVVALVLGAWCVVGLVLCLATFRWTERKAG; translated from the coding sequence ATGACCACCACGACCCAGGGTGCCGCCCGCCGGGCGATCCCGTCCCGCCCGCAGGCCCCGCTGCCCTCGACGCTGAGCAACGGCCTGGCCAGGGGTGCCGCGGAGCTCAAGATGTTCTTCCGCTCCAAGGAAGCGGTGATCTTCACCTTCTCCTTCCCCGCGTTCGTGCTGCTGCTGCTCGGGTCCATCTTCGACACCGGCGAGGACATGCCCGGCGGGGCGTCGATGAGCCAGGTCTTCGCGGCGAGCATGATCGCCTACGGCATCCTCAACACCGCGTTCACCAGCGTGGGCGTCGGCATCGCGGCCGACCGCGAGGACGGCACCCTCAAGCGCCTGCGCGGCACGCCGATCACCGCGAGCGCGTACTTCATCGGCAAGATCATCCTGGTCGCGGTGGCCACCCTGGCCGAGGTCGCGCTGCTGCTGGCCGTCGGCGTGGTCGTGTTCGACCTGCAGCTGCCCACCGACCCGGCGAAGTGGCTGACGCTGGCCTGGATCCTGCTGCTGTCGGTCGTGGCCTGCACCCTGGTCGGGATCGCCGCGAGCGGGTTGGCGAAATCCGGCAAGAACGCCGCGACCGTGCTCAACCTCCCGGTGATCGCACTGCAGTTCACCTCGGGCGTCTTCGTCGCCATAAGCTCGCTGCCGGAGGCCATGGTCAAGGTGGCGGCGTTCTTCCCGGTCCGCTGGATGGGGCAGGGCTTCCGCTCGGTGTTCCTGCCGGACGGCATGGCCGCGGGAGAGGTGGCGGGATCGTGGGAACTGCCGGTGGTGGCGCTGGTGCTGGGCGCGTGGTGCGTGGTCGGCCTGGTGCTGTGCCTGGCGACGTTCCGGTGGACCGAGCGCAAGGCGGGCTGA
- the pdxH gene encoding pyridoxamine 5'-phosphate oxidase, with translation MADGEIVLDLPTMRVSYEHGDLHESDLAATWHDQLQIWLDEAKSAGLAEPNAMVLATAGADGYPSSRTVLAKGLDARGLVFFTNYTSAKSHDLMATRAASATFPWYGLHRQATVRGTVEKVSQAETAAYWAKRPRGSQLGAWASPQSIVVSGRNTLESALANVERQFADAETVPVPPHWGGWRIQPEVVEFWQGRRDRMHDRLRFKLGRDGWKVERLGP, from the coding sequence ATGGCTGACGGCGAGATCGTCTTGGACCTTCCGACCATGCGGGTGTCCTACGAGCACGGCGACCTGCATGAGAGCGACCTCGCCGCGACCTGGCACGACCAGCTGCAGATCTGGCTCGACGAGGCCAAGAGCGCCGGTCTCGCCGAGCCCAACGCCATGGTGCTGGCCACCGCGGGCGCCGACGGCTACCCGTCGTCGCGGACCGTCCTGGCCAAGGGCCTCGACGCGCGGGGGCTGGTCTTCTTCACCAACTACACCTCGGCCAAGAGCCACGACCTGATGGCGACCAGGGCCGCCTCAGCGACCTTCCCCTGGTACGGGCTGCACCGGCAGGCGACCGTGCGCGGGACCGTGGAGAAGGTGAGCCAGGCCGAGACCGCCGCGTACTGGGCCAAGCGCCCGCGCGGGTCGCAACTGGGGGCGTGGGCCTCGCCGCAGTCGATCGTGGTGAGCGGGCGCAACACGCTGGAGTCGGCACTGGCCAATGTGGAGCGCCAGTTCGCCGACGCGGAGACGGTGCCGGTACCGCCGCACTGGGGTGGCTGGCGGATCCAGCCGGAGGTCGTGGAGTTCTGGCAGGGGCGCCGGGACCGGATGCACGACCGGCTGCGGTTCAAGCTCGGCCGCGACGGCTGGAAGGTCGAGCGGCTCGGCCCGTGA
- a CDS encoding citrate synthase 2: protein MHNAVQDIQQSSPVAEPDDGFRPGLEGVVAFRTEIAEPDRDGGALRYRGVDIEDLVGRVTFGDVWALLVDGRFGSGLPPAEPFPLPVHSGDVRVDVQAGLAMLAPIWGYRPLLDISDDEAREQLARASVMALSYVAQSARGIHQPAVPQRRIDECGTITERFMTRWRGEPDPAHVAAVDAYWVSAAEHGLNASTFTARVIASTGADVAASLSGAIGAMSGPLHGGAPARVLPMIAEVERTGDAAGVVRGILDRKERLMGFGHRVYRAEDPRARVLRRTCKALGAERYEVAAALEQAALAELRERRPDRAIETNVEFWAAVILDFAQVPPHMMPAMFTCARTAGWCAHVMEQKRTGRLVRPAAKYIGPAPRKPEDVEGWSLIA from the coding sequence ATGCACAACGCGGTGCAGGACATCCAGCAGAGCTCACCGGTCGCCGAACCGGACGACGGGTTCCGACCGGGGTTGGAAGGCGTCGTCGCGTTCCGCACCGAGATCGCCGAGCCCGACCGCGACGGGGGTGCGTTGCGCTACCGCGGGGTGGACATCGAAGACCTCGTCGGCCGCGTCACCTTCGGCGACGTCTGGGCCCTGTTGGTCGACGGCCGCTTCGGCTCCGGCCTGCCGCCCGCCGAGCCCTTCCCGCTGCCCGTGCACTCCGGTGACGTCCGGGTGGACGTGCAGGCCGGTCTCGCCATGCTCGCCCCCATCTGGGGCTACCGCCCGCTGCTCGACATCTCCGACGACGAGGCCCGCGAGCAGTTGGCCCGCGCCTCGGTCATGGCGCTGTCCTATGTGGCCCAGTCCGCGCGCGGCATCCACCAGCCCGCCGTGCCGCAGCGCCGCATCGACGAGTGCGGCACCATCACCGAGCGCTTCATGACCCGCTGGCGCGGCGAACCCGACCCCGCCCACGTCGCCGCCGTCGACGCCTACTGGGTCTCGGCCGCCGAACACGGCCTCAACGCCTCCACCTTCACCGCCAGGGTCATCGCCTCCACCGGCGCCGACGTGGCCGCCTCCCTCTCCGGCGCCATCGGCGCGATGTCCGGCCCCCTGCACGGCGGCGCGCCCGCCCGGGTGCTCCCGATGATCGCCGAGGTCGAGCGCACCGGCGACGCTGCGGGCGTGGTGCGCGGGATCCTGGACCGCAAGGAACGCCTGATGGGCTTCGGCCACCGGGTCTACCGAGCCGAAGACCCCCGCGCCCGAGTCCTCCGCCGCACGTGCAAGGCCCTCGGCGCCGAGCGCTACGAGGTGGCCGCGGCCCTGGAACAGGCCGCGTTGGCCGAACTGCGCGAACGCCGCCCCGACCGCGCGATCGAAACCAACGTCGAGTTCTGGGCGGCCGTGATCCTGGACTTCGCCCAGGTACCGCCGCACATGATGCCCGCCATGTTCACCTGCGCCAGGACCGCAGGCTGGTGCGCCCACGTCATGGAACAGAAGCGCACCGGCCGCCTGGTCCGCCCCGCCGCCAAGTACATCGGCCCCGCCCCCCGCAAGCCGGAGGACGTCGAGGGCTGGTCTCTGATCGCCTGA
- a CDS encoding MFS transporter has product MSTETPSSTEPPRGRVRGLLGKVVIDTRPLRIRDYRRLWVSTVVTAVGSQLTAVAVPKQVYDLTGSSGYVGLTGAVGLVPLLVFGLWGGAIADAIDRRKVMLYSNLGVAVTSGLLWLQAFTGLKSVAVVLVLLGLQQAFVAVNMPARSAAVARVVPPELLPPANALSFTTFTFGMVFGPLMAGALIPVLGLSTLYLIDTVALFVAFTSVWFLPPIAPGAGSSRTAGLRDIADGFRYLSLKKLLLVSFLVDIIAMVAGMPRALFPEMAERTFGDPPGGGVALGWLYAAIPIGSAVFGLFSGAFARIRRQGAVITMSIIGWGLAMAAFGLTGSLTLAVVFLAIGGGADLISAVHRSSMLQTEATDEMRGRMQGVFTVVVAGGPRIADLAHGWGAAAFGTAAAATVGGLLVIVLTVATVAWVPSFWRFRFEPKPEPEPAETSTSPAANTQS; this is encoded by the coding sequence GTGAGCACCGAGACCCCGAGCAGTACCGAGCCGCCGCGCGGACGGGTCCGCGGCCTGCTCGGCAAGGTCGTCATCGACACCCGGCCGCTGCGCATCCGCGACTACCGCAGGCTGTGGGTGTCCACCGTGGTCACCGCGGTGGGCAGCCAGCTCACGGCGGTCGCGGTGCCCAAGCAGGTGTACGACCTGACCGGGTCCTCCGGCTACGTCGGCCTGACCGGCGCGGTCGGGCTGGTCCCGCTGCTGGTGTTCGGCCTGTGGGGCGGGGCGATCGCCGACGCCATCGACCGGCGCAAGGTCATGCTCTACAGCAACCTGGGCGTCGCGGTGACCTCCGGGCTGCTGTGGCTGCAGGCGTTCACCGGCCTCAAGTCGGTCGCCGTGGTGCTGGTGCTGCTCGGGTTGCAGCAGGCGTTCGTCGCGGTGAACATGCCCGCGCGCAGCGCCGCCGTCGCCAGGGTCGTGCCGCCTGAGCTGCTGCCGCCTGCCAACGCGCTCAGCTTCACCACGTTCACCTTCGGCATGGTGTTCGGGCCGCTGATGGCCGGGGCGCTGATCCCGGTGCTCGGTCTGTCCACTTTGTACCTGATCGACACCGTGGCGCTGTTCGTGGCGTTCACCTCGGTGTGGTTCCTGCCGCCGATCGCGCCGGGCGCCGGGTCCTCGCGCACGGCGGGGCTGCGCGACATCGCCGACGGGTTCCGCTACCTGTCGCTCAAGAAGCTGCTGCTGGTGTCCTTCCTCGTCGACATCATCGCGATGGTGGCCGGGATGCCGCGCGCGCTGTTCCCGGAGATGGCCGAGCGCACCTTCGGCGACCCGCCCGGCGGCGGGGTCGCGCTGGGCTGGCTGTACGCGGCGATCCCGATCGGGTCGGCGGTGTTCGGCCTGTTCTCCGGGGCCTTCGCGCGCATCCGCAGGCAGGGCGCGGTGATCACGATGTCGATCATCGGCTGGGGCCTGGCGATGGCCGCGTTCGGGCTGACCGGCTCGCTCACGCTGGCGGTGGTCTTCCTGGCCATCGGCGGCGGGGCCGACCTGATCAGCGCCGTGCACCGCAGCTCCATGCTGCAGACCGAGGCGACCGACGAGATGCGCGGCCGGATGCAGGGCGTGTTCACCGTGGTGGTGGCCGGTGGGCCGCGCATCGCCGACCTGGCGCACGGCTGGGGCGCGGCGGCGTTCGGCACCGCGGCGGCGGCGACGGTCGGCGGGCTGCTGGTCATCGTGCTGACCGTGGCTACGGTCGCCTGGGTGCCCTCGTTCTGGCGGTTCCGGTTCGAGCCCAAGCCCGAGCCCGAGCCCGCTGAGACCAGCACGTCACCGGCGGCGAACACCCAGTCGTAG
- a CDS encoding sensor histidine kinase → MDRAQGGLSAVSAAREAEASIKNYWTWDLYFAIGYVFVTVLVLLSRVPLNDRIAAVLAMAALAVFYACYGRRHAILRERRTHTAVFAVGATALFLTAVWFVGNSTYLLFVMCPLIFMALPLPISAPLVVLLNIVPPVLGSLHDGSMEGWYAQLPTSFLGVALSLLIGTYVHRVVAQSHERAALITELEASRARVAALSHEAGVAQERARLAGEIHDTLAQGFTSIVTLVQAAESEVDRDSAKVRHALDLAARTARENLAEARALVAALTPSALDEATLTEALQRLVERHSAETGVDTTFHTVGDPSGLPTGVEVVLLRAAQEALANVGKHAGASSVTVDLCHAPTGVTLTVTDDGVGFDPAAPARGYGLRGMRARAEQVAGTVDVRSAVGRGTTVTVEVPT, encoded by the coding sequence GTGGACCGAGCGCAAGGCGGGCTGAGCGCGGTGAGCGCGGCGCGGGAGGCGGAGGCCTCCATCAAGAACTACTGGACCTGGGACCTGTACTTCGCCATCGGGTACGTGTTCGTCACGGTGCTGGTCCTGCTCTCCCGCGTCCCGCTCAACGACCGGATCGCCGCCGTGCTCGCCATGGCGGCGCTCGCGGTGTTCTACGCCTGCTACGGCAGGCGGCACGCGATCCTGCGGGAGCGCCGCACGCACACCGCCGTGTTCGCCGTTGGCGCGACGGCGCTGTTCCTGACCGCCGTCTGGTTCGTCGGCAACAGCACCTACCTGCTGTTCGTCATGTGCCCGTTGATCTTCATGGCGCTGCCGCTGCCGATCTCGGCGCCGCTGGTGGTGCTGCTCAACATCGTGCCGCCGGTACTGGGCAGCCTGCACGACGGGTCGATGGAGGGCTGGTACGCGCAGCTGCCGACCTCCTTCCTCGGGGTGGCGCTGTCACTGTTGATCGGGACCTACGTGCACCGGGTGGTGGCGCAGAGCCACGAGCGGGCCGCGTTGATCACCGAACTGGAGGCCAGCCGAGCCAGGGTCGCGGCACTGTCGCACGAGGCGGGCGTGGCCCAGGAACGGGCCAGGCTGGCAGGCGAGATCCACGACACGCTCGCCCAGGGGTTCACCAGCATCGTGACCCTCGTACAAGCCGCCGAGTCCGAAGTGGACCGCGACAGCGCGAAAGTGCGGCACGCACTGGACTTGGCCGCGCGCACCGCGCGGGAGAACCTCGCCGAGGCACGGGCCCTGGTCGCCGCGCTCACACCGAGCGCCTTAGACGAGGCGACGCTGACCGAAGCCCTGCAACGCCTGGTCGAACGACACAGCGCCGAGACCGGAGTGGACACCACCTTCCACACGGTCGGCGATCCGTCGGGGCTGCCGACCGGGGTTGAGGTGGTGCTGCTGCGCGCGGCCCAGGAGGCCCTGGCGAACGTCGGCAAACACGCTGGCGCCTCGTCGGTGACCGTGGACCTGTGCCACGCGCCGACCGGGGTCACGCTGACAGTGACCGACGACGGGGTCGGGTTCGACCCGGCCGCTCCGGCGCGCGGCTACGGTTTGCGGGGGATGCGGGCGCGGGCGGAACAGGTGGCGGGAACGGTGGATGTCCGCAGCGCTGTGGGCCGGGGGACGACGGTGACGGTGGAGGTGCCGACGTGA
- the serC gene encoding phosphoserine transaminase, whose translation MTQTADPSTLELPAALKPSDGRFGCGPSKVRAEQVAALAGPGAALLGTSHRQKPVKSLVGRVRSGLRELFSLPEGYEVMLGNGGTTAFWDAAAFGLVRSRAQLFTYGEFSAKFATVNKKAPFLEDPIVVTAEPGSAPEIAYQAGADLVGWAHNETSTGVAVPVVRPAGSEGALVAIDATSGAGGLPVRAEDFDVYYFAPQKSFAAEGGLWLALVSPAAVERINEIGASDRWVPEFLSLPTALDNSLKDQTYNTPAISTLVLLAEQLDWMNGNGGLEWTVARTKDSSDRLYSWAEKTAYTSPFVADPAHRSQVVGTIDFSDDVDAAAVAKALRANGIVDVEPYRKLGRNQLRVAMFPAIEPSDVTALTGAIDWIVERL comes from the coding sequence ATGACGCAGACCGCCGATCCGAGCACGCTGGAACTGCCCGCCGCCCTCAAGCCCTCCGACGGCCGCTTCGGTTGTGGACCGTCCAAGGTGCGGGCCGAGCAGGTCGCCGCGCTGGCCGGACCGGGTGCCGCGCTGCTGGGCACCTCGCACCGGCAGAAGCCGGTCAAGTCCCTGGTCGGCCGGGTCCGCTCTGGTCTGCGCGAGCTGTTCTCGCTACCCGAGGGCTACGAGGTCATGCTCGGCAACGGCGGAACCACCGCGTTCTGGGACGCCGCTGCGTTCGGCCTGGTGCGCTCGCGCGCGCAGCTGTTCACCTACGGCGAGTTCTCCGCGAAGTTCGCCACGGTGAACAAGAAGGCCCCGTTCCTCGAAGACCCGATCGTGGTCACGGCCGAGCCGGGCAGCGCGCCGGAGATCGCCTACCAGGCGGGCGCCGACCTCGTGGGCTGGGCGCACAACGAGACCTCGACCGGTGTCGCGGTACCGGTGGTCCGGCCAGCCGGGTCCGAGGGCGCACTGGTGGCGATCGACGCGACCTCGGGTGCCGGCGGCCTGCCGGTGCGCGCCGAGGACTTCGACGTGTACTACTTCGCGCCGCAGAAGTCGTTCGCCGCTGAGGGCGGGCTGTGGCTGGCGCTGGTGAGCCCGGCGGCGGTGGAGCGGATCAACGAGATCGGCGCGTCGGACCGGTGGGTGCCGGAGTTCCTGTCGCTGCCGACCGCGCTGGACAACTCGCTCAAGGACCAGACCTACAACACGCCCGCGATCTCCACGCTGGTCCTGCTCGCCGAGCAGCTCGACTGGATGAACGGCAACGGCGGTCTGGAGTGGACTGTCGCGCGCACGAAGGACTCCTCGGACCGGCTGTACTCGTGGGCGGAGAAGACGGCCTACACCTCGCCGTTCGTCGCCGACCCGGCGCACCGCTCCCAGGTCGTCGGCACGATCGACTTCAGCGACGACGTGGACGCGGCCGCGGTGGCCAAGGCGCTGCGCGCGAACGGCATCGTCGACGTGGAGCCCTACCGCAAGCTGGGCCGCAACCAGCTGCGGGTGGCGATGTTCCCGGCCATCGAGCCGTCGGACGTGACCGCGCTGACCGGCGCGATTGACTGGATCGTCGAGCGACTTTGA
- a CDS encoding response regulator: MISIVLVDDHPVVREGLRGMLEAEPDLRVVGEAGSGDEAVAVVAALAPDVVLMDLRMPGLDGVGATARIVGGGAASKVVVLTTYETDSDILRAVEAGASGYLLKDASRAELAGAVRAANRGETVLAPSVAGRLVRQVRQPAKQALSGREIEVLGLVAKGRTNAEIGASLHISEATVKTHLLRAFTKLDVSDRTAAVTTAMARGLLG, translated from the coding sequence GTGATCAGCATCGTGCTGGTGGATGACCACCCGGTGGTCCGGGAAGGACTGCGGGGGATGCTCGAGGCCGAGCCGGATCTGCGGGTCGTCGGCGAGGCCGGGTCCGGGGATGAGGCGGTCGCGGTGGTGGCGGCGCTGGCGCCGGATGTGGTGTTGATGGATCTGCGGATGCCGGGGCTCGACGGGGTGGGGGCCACCGCGCGGATCGTGGGGGGTGGGGCGGCCAGCAAGGTCGTGGTGCTCACGACCTACGAGACCGACTCGGACATCCTGCGCGCGGTCGAAGCGGGCGCTTCGGGCTATTTGCTGAAAGACGCCTCCCGTGCGGAATTGGCCGGTGCGGTTCGGGCGGCGAACCGGGGCGAGACGGTTCTCGCACCCTCCGTAGCCGGAAGATTGGTCCGACAGGTTCGTCAACCCGCCAAACAGGCGCTTTCCGGTAGGGAGATCGAGGTACTCGGATTGGTGGCAAAAGGCCGTACCAACGCCGAGATCGGGGCATCCCTGCACATCAGCGAGGCAACGGTGAAAACCCACCTGTTGCGTGCATTCACGAAACTCGACGTATCCGACCGCACGGCGGCGGTCACGACGGCCATGGCCCGAGGCTTATTGGGTTGA
- a CDS encoding ABC transporter ATP-binding protein, giving the protein MNAIEVRGLRKSYGANHAVAGVDLAVGEGEVFALLGPNGAGKTTTTEILEGYRDRDGGEVAVLGVDPAAAGRRWRADIGIVLQTATDAADLTVRETIGQFAGYYPDPRGVEEVIDVCGLTAKAGARISSLSGGQRRRVDVALGIIGRPRLLFLDEPTTGFDPEVRRQFWDLVRSLANEGTTILLTTHYLDEAEALADRLAVIAAGRIVAEGTPRTVGGRDRAPATVSWVDAGGPHELRTTDPVRAVTELAARGRVSELQVRQPSLEDVYLDLIGAKA; this is encoded by the coding sequence ATGAACGCGATCGAAGTGCGCGGATTGCGCAAGAGCTACGGCGCCAACCACGCCGTCGCCGGGGTCGACCTGGCGGTCGGCGAGGGCGAGGTGTTCGCCCTGCTGGGCCCCAACGGGGCGGGCAAGACCACGACGACGGAGATCCTGGAGGGCTACCGGGACCGCGACGGCGGCGAGGTGGCGGTGCTCGGGGTCGACCCGGCCGCCGCGGGCAGGCGGTGGCGCGCCGACATCGGGATCGTCCTGCAGACCGCCACCGACGCGGCCGACCTGACCGTGCGGGAGACGATCGGCCAGTTCGCCGGCTACTACCCGGACCCGCGCGGCGTCGAGGAGGTCATCGACGTGTGCGGGCTGACCGCCAAGGCGGGCGCGCGGATCAGCTCGCTCTCCGGTGGGCAGCGGCGCCGGGTGGACGTGGCGCTGGGCATCATCGGCCGCCCCCGGCTGCTGTTCCTGGACGAGCCGACCACCGGCTTCGACCCCGAGGTGCGCAGGCAGTTCTGGGACCTGGTCCGGTCGCTGGCGAACGAGGGCACCACGATCCTGCTCACCACCCACTACCTGGACGAGGCGGAGGCCTTGGCGGACCGGCTGGCCGTGATCGCCGCGGGCCGGATCGTGGCCGAGGGGACGCCGCGCACGGTCGGCGGCCGCGACCGGGCACCGGCGACGGTGTCCTGGGTGGACGCGGGCGGCCCGCACGAGCTGCGCACCACCGACCCGGTGCGCGCGGTGACCGAGCTCGCCGCCCGCGGCCGGGTCAGCGAGCTGCAGGTGCGCCAACCCAGCCTGGAGGACGTCTACCTGGACCTGATCGGAGCGAAGGCATGA